A single Dechloromonas denitrificans DNA region contains:
- the hemH gene encoding ferrochelatase, with product MPRYLPEPPHRHGTAASTAVVLVNLGTPDAPTAPALKRYLKEFLSDPRVVEIPKPIWWLILNGIILNIRPKKSAAKYASVWLPEGSPLRVHSERQAKLLKGFLGERGHHLTVTSAMRYGSPSIRSVLAHLKAEGASRILLVPMYPQYSASTTATVIDEAGDWLRQLRNQPEMRFVRNFHDDASYLAALEKSVRRHWQERGALGAEDRLLISFHGLPRRSLELGDPYFCECHKTGRLLAERLGLRPEQYQICFQSRFGKAEWLQPYTAPTLHAWGQQGIRRVDVICPGFVADCLETLEEIALEGRADFVAAGGKEYHYIPALNEDDAWIKALADLVERQLAGWPTKTPVDPHAQEISAREAIKFGART from the coding sequence ATGCCCCGTTATCTTCCGGAACCGCCCCACCGGCACGGCACCGCCGCGTCCACCGCCGTCGTTCTGGTCAATCTGGGCACGCCGGACGCGCCGACCGCTCCGGCGCTCAAACGCTATCTGAAGGAATTCCTTTCCGATCCGCGCGTCGTCGAGATTCCGAAGCCGATCTGGTGGCTGATCCTGAACGGCATCATCCTCAACATCCGGCCGAAAAAATCTGCCGCCAAATACGCCAGCGTCTGGCTGCCGGAGGGCTCGCCGCTGCGCGTCCACAGCGAGCGCCAGGCCAAGCTGCTCAAAGGCTTTCTCGGCGAGCGAGGGCATCATCTGACGGTCACTTCGGCGATGCGCTATGGCTCGCCGTCGATACGCAGCGTCCTCGCCCACCTGAAAGCCGAGGGCGCCAGTCGCATCCTGCTCGTCCCGATGTATCCGCAATACTCGGCGAGCACCACGGCCACGGTCATCGACGAAGCCGGCGACTGGCTGCGGCAGTTGCGCAACCAGCCGGAGATGCGCTTTGTCCGCAACTTCCACGACGACGCAAGCTACCTCGCGGCGCTCGAGAAATCGGTCCGCCGACACTGGCAGGAGCGCGGCGCGCTCGGCGCCGAGGATCGCCTGCTCATCAGTTTCCACGGCCTGCCCCGGCGCAGCCTCGAACTCGGCGACCCGTATTTCTGCGAATGCCACAAGACCGGTCGCCTGCTCGCCGAACGCCTTGGCCTGCGGCCCGAGCAATACCAGATCTGCTTCCAGTCGCGCTTCGGCAAGGCCGAGTGGCTGCAGCCCTACACCGCCCCGACGCTGCATGCATGGGGGCAGCAGGGGATCCGCCGCGTCGATGTGATCTGCCCGGGCTTTGTCGCCGATTGCCTGGAAACGCTCGAAGAAATCGCCCTCGAAGGTCGCGCCGACTTCGTCGCCGCCGGCGGCAAGGAATATCACTACATCCCGGCGCTCAACGAGGACGACGCGTGGATCAAGGCGCTGGCCGACCTGGTCGAGCGCCAGTTGGCCGGCTGGCCGACAAAGACGCCGGTCGATCCGCACGCCCAGGAAATCAGCGCCCGCGAAGCCATCAAGTTCGGCGCCCGGACTTGA
- the trxC gene encoding thioredoxin TrxC has product MSDSLHVVCPHCAAVNRLPAARLSQQPTCGQCKQPLFDGEPLELNAATFDRHIGRNDLPVVVDFWAPWCGPCRMMAPNFHQAAVDLKPRARLAKLNTEDEQQLAARFNIRSIPTLAIFKGGREIARQSGALDLGALKRWIEPHLYKT; this is encoded by the coding sequence ATGAGCGATAGCCTGCACGTCGTCTGCCCGCATTGCGCAGCGGTCAACCGCCTTCCCGCCGCCCGTTTGAGCCAGCAGCCGACTTGCGGCCAATGCAAACAACCGCTCTTCGACGGCGAGCCGCTGGAGCTGAACGCTGCCACCTTCGATCGCCACATCGGGCGCAACGATCTGCCGGTCGTCGTCGACTTCTGGGCTCCGTGGTGCGGTCCGTGCCGGATGATGGCGCCCAATTTCCATCAGGCCGCGGTCGATCTCAAACCCCGCGCCCGCCTGGCCAAGCTCAACACTGAAGACGAGCAGCAACTGGCTGCCCGTTTCAACATTCGCAGCATTCCCACCCTGGCCATATTCAAGGGCGGGCGGGAAATCGCCCGGCAGAGCGGCGCACTCGACCTTGGCGCGCTGAAACGCTGGATAGAGCCGCACCTTTACAAAACTTAA
- a CDS encoding VCBS repeat-containing protein — protein sequence MKIASANLQMASAHTSLQRHEVKESLKMWVGQRRPDFAGDGAAGRRPQLDSVTLSEAGKAAQSAEATKDAQDAAVDNDPKMILIRSMLEKMLGHKIHLFDAAELQARMDRVGSEASQAATPSQPSAAGFGVEHDRHESYTEAEQTSFAASGTVKTADGREISFQLELSMARAYYEESDVSIRLGDAARKTDPLVLNFAGTAAQLTDQRFAFDLNSDGRDEQINFVAPGSGFLAFDRNQDGKVNNGSELFGPATNDGFAELAALDDDKNGWIDENDAAFNKLQVWTRDASGKDELQSLTAAGVGAIALSRIATPFDLKTNANELLGQIRTSGIFLQEDGAAGTIQQIDLTA from the coding sequence ATGAAAATCGCCAGCGCCAACCTGCAAATGGCTTCAGCGCATACCAGCCTGCAGCGCCACGAGGTCAAGGAGTCTTTGAAAATGTGGGTCGGCCAGCGCCGTCCGGACTTTGCCGGGGATGGCGCCGCCGGACGGCGCCCCCAACTCGACTCGGTGACCCTGTCCGAAGCCGGCAAGGCCGCCCAATCGGCCGAAGCGACCAAGGATGCGCAGGATGCCGCGGTCGACAATGATCCGAAGATGATCTTGATCCGCTCGATGCTCGAGAAAATGCTCGGCCACAAAATCCACCTCTTCGATGCGGCCGAGTTGCAGGCGCGCATGGACCGGGTCGGCAGCGAAGCGAGCCAGGCAGCGACTCCTAGTCAACCGAGCGCAGCCGGTTTCGGGGTCGAGCACGACCGCCACGAGTCGTACACCGAAGCCGAACAAACCAGCTTTGCAGCGAGCGGCACCGTCAAGACGGCGGATGGCCGGGAGATCAGCTTCCAGCTCGAACTCTCGATGGCGCGTGCCTATTACGAAGAAAGCGACGTCAGCATTCGCCTCGGCGACGCGGCACGCAAGACCGATCCACTGGTTCTCAACTTTGCCGGCACGGCAGCCCAGCTGACCGACCAGCGCTTTGCCTTCGACCTGAACAGCGACGGTCGCGACGAGCAAATCAACTTTGTCGCGCCGGGCAGCGGCTTCCTCGCCTTCGATCGCAACCAGGACGGCAAGGTCAACAATGGCAGCGAACTGTTCGGGCCGGCGACCAACGACGGCTTTGCCGAACTGGCCGCACTCGACGACGACAAAAACGGCTGGATCGATGAAAACGATGCCGCTTTCAACAAACTGCAGGTTTGGACGCGCGACGCCAGCGGCAAAGACGAGCTCCAGTCGCTCACCGCGGCCGGAGTCGGCGCCATCGCGCTAAGCCGCATCGCGACGCCATTTGATCTGAAGACTAATGCCAATGAACTTCTCGGCCAGATCCGGACATCCGGGATTTTTTTGCAGGAAGATGGCGCGGCTGGCACAATCCAACAAATAGACCTGACCGCCTAA
- a CDS encoding methyl-accepting chemotaxis protein — MPRFADLKIWVRLTAAIWLILAIIWIGAIVWTTQVNRDTAIRQAQDFSKSIHEMTMAGLTGMMITGTVGQREVFLDQIKQLSIIKDLRVARGDAVVKLYGPDTKDTKPLEPLEQQVMTSGQAYTAVESTGGSSFLHVINPTKASKNYLGKDCVLCHQVPEGTVLGIVSMKVSLDSVEAEVSAFRLKIAGVAVGALGALLVIIYLLTNHFVTVPLEQLRSGLRDIASGEGDLTRRLPVNGKDEVGQSALVFNEMMENFNQLVRQVRDSASQVSARVADLSDSADRVSQSSHLQNQQSNEAASAVEQLVASISSIASSAEHVQHQSQESLARANEGNKTLTVLLDEMNVVERAVKEMASSVNDFVHNTESITQMTREVKDIAEQTNLLALNAAIEAARAGEQGRGFAVVADEVRKLAEKSSRSASEIDTITANLSAQSVAVRRSIEESLDHLASSQSAVGKVSSVLQASNGSVTEVDHGLDSIATATDHQRRVSGDVVASIEAIAGMARDNNGTVEQTAGAAHDLKQLAEGLASMVGRFKV, encoded by the coding sequence ATGCCGCGCTTTGCCGATTTGAAGATTTGGGTACGGTTAACCGCCGCCATCTGGCTGATACTGGCCATCATCTGGATAGGGGCCATCGTCTGGACGACACAGGTCAACCGCGACACCGCCATTCGTCAGGCACAGGATTTTTCGAAGAGCATTCATGAAATGACCATGGCCGGCCTGACCGGCATGATGATCACCGGTACCGTCGGCCAGCGCGAGGTTTTCCTCGACCAGATCAAGCAGTTGTCGATCATCAAGGACCTGCGGGTCGCCCGCGGCGACGCGGTGGTCAAGCTCTACGGCCCGGACACCAAGGACACCAAGCCGCTCGAACCGCTCGAACAGCAGGTCATGACCAGTGGCCAGGCTTACACCGCCGTCGAGTCGACGGGCGGCAGTTCCTTCCTGCACGTCATCAATCCGACCAAGGCCTCGAAGAACTACCTCGGCAAGGACTGCGTGCTCTGTCACCAGGTTCCCGAGGGCACGGTACTCGGCATCGTCAGCATGAAGGTTTCGCTCGACTCCGTCGAAGCCGAAGTCTCGGCCTTCCGCCTGAAAATCGCCGGTGTGGCCGTCGGTGCGCTCGGCGCATTGCTGGTCATCATTTACCTGCTGACCAATCACTTCGTCACGGTACCGCTCGAGCAACTGCGCAGCGGTCTGCGTGACATCGCCAGTGGCGAAGGTGACCTGACCCGCCGCCTGCCGGTCAACGGCAAGGACGAAGTTGGCCAGTCGGCGCTCGTCTTCAACGAAATGATGGAGAACTTCAACCAGTTGGTCCGCCAGGTGCGCGACTCGGCCAGCCAGGTCTCGGCCCGGGTTGCCGACCTTTCCGACAGCGCCGACCGCGTCTCGCAAAGTTCCCACCTGCAAAATCAGCAATCCAACGAAGCTGCCAGCGCGGTCGAGCAACTGGTCGCCAGCATTTCCTCCATCGCCAGCAGTGCCGAACACGTTCAGCATCAGTCGCAGGAAAGTCTGGCACGCGCCAACGAAGGCAACAAGACGCTCACCGTGTTGCTCGACGAAATGAATGTCGTCGAACGCGCGGTCAAGGAAATGGCTTCCTCGGTCAATGACTTTGTCCACAACACCGAGTCGATCACGCAGATGACCCGCGAGGTCAAAGATATTGCCGAGCAGACCAATCTGCTGGCGCTCAATGCCGCGATCGAAGCGGCGCGGGCCGGCGAACAGGGCCGCGGCTTCGCCGTGGTCGCCGACGAAGTGCGCAAGCTGGCCGAGAAATCCTCACGGTCGGCCAGCGAGATCGACACCATCACCGCCAACCTGAGCGCCCAGTCGGTAGCCGTCCGCCGCAGCATCGAAGAAAGCCTCGACCACCTGGCCAGCAGCCAGTCGGCCGTCGGCAAAGTCTCCAGCGTATTGCAGGCATCGAACGGTTCGGTCACCGAAGTCGATCACGGTCTCGACAGTATCGCCACGGCGACCGATCACCAACGCCGCGTTTCCGGCGATGTCGTAGCCAGCATCGAAGCGATTGCCGGCATGGCGCGCGACAATAACGGTACGGTCGAACAAACCGCCGGGGCCGCGCACGATCTGAAACAACTGGCCGAAGGACTGGCCTCGATGGTCGGCCGTTTCAAGGTGTAG
- a CDS encoding protein kinase domain-containing protein: protein MDTIGKYRVVRELGKGATATVYLCDDPDSERQVAVKVIRFGQDSAAMSRRMRKLFQNEGMVSQRLDHPNIVHVFDAVVEDEFAYLAMEYIDGFSLEEHIRIDKLLPMHRVIGIIFKCCMALDSAYRQGIIHRDIKPANIMVAANDEAKIADFGLALNMNKDLDRDSTFIMGVGSPAYMSPEQIKGYPLNQKTDLYSLGVVMFQLLTGRLPFRAANQATLIYRIINTDAPAITALNPNLPEGLNAIMRRALEKDLYSRYRNGAEFAKDLSAVRYQILEEDETAQDTKHFEMLRRLDFFTEFENIELWEVLRVSVWRNVSPNVAIICEGERNKMFGIILTGCVEVSVEGRALCRLGPSEPIGEMAYLHPASDQRHATVVTLEPTLFLEINAAALALSSEELLERMRNVLLARMIRRLREVNKIAAALGQPAIPAGTGSLSGLTRSRPGGGLDLELTPM from the coding sequence ATGGATACGATTGGCAAATATCGCGTTGTCCGCGAACTGGGCAAGGGGGCGACTGCTACGGTCTACCTCTGCGATGACCCGGATTCCGAGCGCCAGGTAGCCGTCAAGGTGATCCGTTTCGGGCAGGATTCCGCAGCGATGTCGCGTCGTATGCGCAAGCTGTTCCAGAACGAGGGAATGGTTTCGCAGCGCCTCGACCATCCGAATATCGTCCATGTTTTCGATGCCGTGGTCGAGGACGAATTTGCCTACCTGGCGATGGAATACATCGACGGCTTCAGTCTCGAAGAGCACATCCGGATCGACAAGCTGCTGCCGATGCACCGGGTCATCGGCATCATCTTCAAGTGCTGCATGGCGCTCGACAGCGCCTATCGGCAGGGCATCATCCACCGCGACATCAAGCCGGCCAATATCATGGTCGCCGCCAACGACGAGGCGAAAATCGCCGATTTCGGCCTGGCCTTGAACATGAACAAGGATCTGGATCGCGACTCGACCTTCATCATGGGCGTCGGTTCGCCGGCCTACATGTCGCCCGAGCAGATCAAGGGCTACCCGCTCAATCAGAAGACCGATCTCTATTCATTGGGGGTCGTGATGTTCCAGCTGCTCACCGGCCGCCTGCCGTTCCGGGCCGCCAATCAGGCGACGCTGATCTACCGCATCATCAATACCGACGCGCCGGCGATCACGGCGCTCAACCCGAATCTGCCGGAAGGCCTCAATGCGATCATGCGGCGGGCGCTGGAAAAGGATTTGTACAGCCGTTACCGGAACGGCGCCGAGTTCGCCAAGGATCTTTCCGCCGTGCGCTACCAGATCCTCGAAGAGGACGAAACGGCGCAGGACACCAAGCATTTCGAAATGCTGCGCCGGCTCGATTTCTTCACCGAATTCGAAAATATCGAACTCTGGGAGGTTCTACGCGTTTCCGTCTGGCGCAATGTTTCGCCCAATGTGGCGATCATTTGCGAAGGCGAGCGCAATAAGATGTTTGGCATCATTCTCACCGGTTGCGTTGAAGTCTCGGTCGAGGGGCGGGCGCTCTGCCGTCTGGGGCCGAGCGAGCCGATCGGCGAGATGGCTTACCTGCACCCGGCCAGCGATCAGCGTCACGCCACGGTCGTCACGCTGGAGCCGACGCTGTTCCTCGAAATCAATGCCGCGGCATTGGCGCTCTCCTCCGAGGAATTGCTCGAGCGGATGCGCAACGTACTGCTGGCGAGGATGATCCGCCGTCTGCGCGAGGTGAACAAGATTGCCGCCGCCCTCGGCCAGCCGGCCATCCCAGCGGGTACCGGGTCGCTCAGCGGACTGACGCGCTCCCGGCCGGGCGGCGGTCTCGATCTGGAACTGACGCCGATGTGA
- the grpE gene encoding nucleotide exchange factor GrpE has product MSNPENAQDSILGNEPSIETVVEPAAAEHTDTLPSVEEQFRQLELKAAEHYDAWLRAKAEGENIRRRAQDDISKAHKFAVEKFAGELLAVKDSLEAALAVQEQTVDSFKSGVELTLKQLVSAFEKNALVEVNPAGEKFDPHKHQAIGMVDSEQEANTVVTVLQKGYLIADRTLRPALVMVAKPKS; this is encoded by the coding sequence ATGTCCAACCCCGAAAACGCCCAGGACAGCATCCTGGGTAATGAACCAAGCATCGAAACCGTCGTTGAGCCGGCTGCCGCCGAACACACCGACACCCTGCCCAGCGTCGAAGAACAATTTCGCCAGCTGGAACTGAAGGCGGCCGAGCACTATGACGCCTGGCTGCGCGCCAAGGCCGAGGGCGAAAACATCCGCCGCCGCGCCCAGGACGACATTTCAAAAGCCCACAAATTTGCCGTCGAGAAATTCGCCGGCGAACTGCTGGCCGTCAAGGACAGCCTGGAAGCGGCGCTGGCAGTCCAGGAGCAAACCGTTGACAGCTTCAAGTCCGGCGTCGAGCTGACCCTGAAGCAACTGGTCTCTGCCTTCGAAAAGAACGCCCTGGTCGAAGTCAATCCGGCCGGCGAGAAGTTCGACCCGCACAAACATCAGGCAATCGGCATGGTTGATTCCGAGCAGGAAGCCAACACCGTCGTCACCGTACTGCAAAAGGGCTACCTGATCGCCGACCGCACCCTGCGCCCGGCATTGGTCATGGTCGCCAAACCGAAGTCTTGA
- the dnaK gene encoding molecular chaperone DnaK: MGKIIGIDLGTTNSCVAIMEGGQPKVIENSEGARTTPSVIGYAEDGEILSGAPAKRQAVTNPMNTLYAVKRLIGRRFEEKEVQKDISLMPYKIVKADNGDAWVAVRDKKIAPPQVSAEVLRKMKKTAEDYLGEEVTEAVITVPAYFNDSQRQATKDAGRIAGLEVKRIINEPTAAALAFGMDKAPGKDRKIAVYDLGGGTFDISIIEIADVDGEKQFEVLATNGDTFLGGEDFDQRLIDYIIDEFKKESGVNLKSDVLALQRLKEAAEKAKIELSSSQQTEINLPYITADASGPKHLALKITRAKFESLVDELVERTIAPCVTALKDAGCKISDIDDIILVGGQSRMPKVQEKVKEIFGKDPRKDVNPDEAVAVGAAIQGGVLQGEVKDVLLLDVTPLSLGIETLGGIMTKLIQKNTTIPTKASQVFSTADDSQSAVTIHVLQGEREVASGNKSLGQFNLEGIPPAPRGTPQIEVIFDIDANGIMHVTAKDKATGKENKITIKANSGLSEAEIQAMVKDAELHAEDDKKVHELADARNQADGMVHMVKKSLTEYGDKLDAAEKATIEAAIKDVEDVLREGDKETIVAKTEALSQAAQKLGEKMYAQQQAEGAAAGAGAEGGAQQQAPKDEGDVVDAEFTEVKDKK, translated from the coding sequence ATGGGCAAGATTATTGGTATTGACCTCGGCACCACCAACAGCTGCGTGGCCATCATGGAAGGCGGCCAGCCGAAGGTTATCGAAAACTCCGAAGGCGCCCGTACGACGCCGTCCGTCATCGGTTACGCCGAAGATGGCGAAATCCTCTCCGGCGCCCCGGCCAAACGCCAGGCCGTGACCAACCCGATGAACACGCTGTACGCCGTCAAGCGTCTGATCGGTCGCCGCTTCGAAGAAAAAGAAGTCCAGAAGGACATCTCGCTGATGCCCTACAAGATCGTCAAGGCCGACAACGGCGACGCCTGGGTGGCCGTGCGCGACAAGAAAATCGCCCCGCCGCAGGTCTCCGCCGAAGTGCTGCGCAAGATGAAGAAGACCGCCGAAGATTATCTGGGCGAGGAAGTCACCGAAGCCGTCATCACCGTGCCGGCCTACTTCAACGACAGCCAGCGCCAGGCGACCAAGGACGCCGGCCGCATCGCCGGTCTGGAAGTCAAGCGCATCATCAACGAACCGACCGCCGCCGCCCTTGCCTTCGGCATGGACAAGGCCCCGGGCAAGGATCGCAAGATCGCCGTCTATGACCTCGGCGGCGGCACCTTCGACATCTCGATCATCGAAATCGCCGACGTTGATGGCGAAAAGCAGTTCGAAGTGCTGGCCACCAACGGCGACACCTTCCTCGGCGGCGAAGACTTCGACCAGCGCCTGATCGACTACATCATCGACGAGTTCAAGAAGGAATCCGGCGTCAACCTGAAGTCTGACGTGCTGGCCCTGCAGCGCCTCAAGGAAGCTGCCGAAAAGGCCAAGATCGAGCTGTCCTCGAGCCAGCAGACCGAAATCAATCTGCCCTACATCACCGCCGATGCCTCCGGTCCGAAGCACCTGGCGCTGAAGATCACCCGCGCCAAATTCGAATCGCTGGTTGACGAGCTGGTCGAGCGCACCATTGCTCCGTGCGTCACGGCACTGAAGGACGCCGGCTGCAAGATCAGCGACATCGACGACATCATCCTGGTCGGCGGCCAATCCCGCATGCCCAAGGTGCAGGAGAAGGTCAAGGAAATCTTCGGCAAGGATCCGCGCAAGGACGTGAACCCTGACGAAGCCGTTGCCGTTGGCGCAGCCATCCAGGGCGGCGTGCTGCAGGGCGAAGTCAAGGACGTGCTGCTGCTCGACGTCACCCCGCTGTCGCTCGGTATCGAAACCCTGGGCGGCATCATGACCAAGCTGATCCAGAAGAACACGACGATCCCGACCAAGGCTTCGCAAGTCTTCTCGACCGCCGACGACAGCCAGTCCGCCGTGACCATCCACGTCCTGCAGGGCGAGCGCGAAGTCGCTTCGGGCAACAAGAGCCTCGGCCAGTTCAATCTGGAAGGCATCCCGCCGGCCCCGCGTGGCACGCCGCAGATCGAAGTGATCTTCGACATCGACGCCAACGGCATCATGCACGTCACCGCCAAGGACAAGGCGACCGGCAAGGAAAACAAGATCACCATCAAGGCCAACTCCGGCCTGTCCGAAGCCGAAATCCAGGCGATGGTCAAGGATGCCGAGCTGCATGCCGAGGACGACAAGAAGGTGCACGAACTGGCCGATGCCCGCAACCAGGCCGACGGCATGGTGCACATGGTCAAGAAGTCGCTGACCGAATATGGCGACAAGCTCGATGCGGCTGAAAAGGCCACCATCGAAGCCGCCATCAAGGATGTCGAGGACGTGCTCCGCGAAGGCGACAAGGAAACCATCGTGGCCAAGACCGAAGCCCTGAGCCAGGCCGCCCAGAAACTGGGTGAAAAGATGTATGCCCAGCAACAGGCTGAAGGTGCGGCAGCCGGTGCCGGCGCCGAAGGCGGCGCCCAGCAGCAGGCCCCCAAGGACGAAGGCGATGTGGTTGATGCCGAGTTCACCGAGGTCAAGGACAAGAAATAA
- the dnaJ gene encoding molecular chaperone DnaJ, with amino-acid sequence MSKRDFYEILGVNRDASEEEIKKAYRKLAMKHHPDRNPDAPGAEEKFKEVKEAYEILSDGQKRAAYDQYGHAGVDPQAGMGGGGFGGGAGFADAFGGIFDEIFGGRGGGGGGGRSNIYRGADLRYNLEISLEQAAHGTETKIRIPTMEVCEPCHGSGAKPGTQPKTCPTCSGSGQVRLQQGFFSIQQTCPKCHGTGRYIPEPCKSCGGAGRIKQHKTLAVKIPAGVDEGDRIRLAGEGEHGVNGGPPGDLYVQIHLKQHTVFTRDHNDLHCEMPISFTTAALGGEIEIPTLDGAAGIKIPAETQSGRIFRLRGKGIKGVRSHTHGDLMCHVVVETPVNLTERQRELLRELEESSRDNDAKHNPRAKSWMDKVKDFFAE; translated from the coding sequence ATGTCAAAACGCGACTTTTACGAAATTCTCGGCGTCAACCGCGACGCCAGTGAAGAAGAAATCAAGAAGGCCTACCGTAAGCTGGCCATGAAGCATCACCCTGACCGCAACCCGGACGCCCCAGGGGCCGAAGAAAAGTTCAAGGAAGTCAAGGAAGCTTACGAAATTCTGTCGGACGGCCAGAAACGCGCCGCCTACGACCAGTACGGTCATGCCGGTGTCGATCCGCAGGCTGGCATGGGCGGTGGCGGCTTCGGCGGCGGGGCGGGTTTTGCCGATGCCTTCGGCGGCATCTTTGACGAAATTTTCGGCGGGCGCGGCGGCGGTGGTGGCGGCGGACGCTCGAACATTTACCGCGGCGCCGATCTTCGCTACAACCTGGAAATCTCGCTGGAACAGGCCGCGCACGGCACGGAAACCAAGATCCGGATTCCAACCATGGAAGTCTGCGAACCCTGTCATGGTTCGGGGGCGAAACCCGGCACGCAGCCGAAAACCTGTCCGACCTGCAGCGGTTCCGGTCAGGTTCGCCTGCAACAAGGTTTCTTCTCGATCCAGCAGACCTGCCCGAAGTGCCATGGCACCGGCCGCTACATTCCCGAGCCCTGCAAGAGCTGCGGCGGCGCCGGGCGCATCAAGCAGCACAAGACACTGGCCGTCAAGATTCCGGCCGGGGTTGATGAGGGCGATCGGATACGGCTGGCCGGCGAAGGTGAGCACGGCGTCAACGGAGGCCCACCGGGCGACCTGTACGTGCAGATTCACCTCAAACAGCACACCGTATTCACCCGCGACCACAACGATCTGCATTGCGAAATGCCGATTTCCTTCACCACCGCAGCACTCGGTGGCGAAATCGAAATCCCGACACTGGATGGTGCAGCCGGTATCAAGATTCCGGCGGAAACCCAGTCCGGGCGGATCTTCCGCTTGCGCGGCAAAGGCATCAAGGGCGTCCGCAGCCATACGCACGGCGACCTGATGTGCCATGTCGTGGTTGAAACACCGGTGAATCTGACCGAACGGCAGCGCGAACTGCTGCGCGAGCTGGAAGAGTCGAGTCGTGACAACGATGCCAAACACAACCCTCGCGCCAAATCGTGGATGGACAAGGTCAAGGACTTTTTCGCCGAGTGA
- a CDS encoding ABC transporter substrate-binding protein, translating to MRVLKWLASVGAIVFSAVSWANEPGVTDTTITIGMSAPFSGPNGAYGLEMRQTIQSYFAQVNKMGGINGRKLDLVALDDGYETEKTVANTKALVKDKNAFALLAYYGSSPTTEAMNNVFGPAGVPLIGTISGASTLREPISANPNSRYMFNVRASYADETDAIVNQLISLGLKSIAVFYQNDGFGKSGLEGVTTALKKHNLAPSAVGTVERNSTEVGKAIEAIAKANPQAVIMVTLYKPTAAFVKGMKKAGQNPMLMTLSPVGTEQLVQELGPEARGIGISQVVPYPWNDATLVVRDYQKLSVKSGNYSYYGMEGYLMARTLVEGLKRSGKDLSRDKLVTSLESMNGVDFGGYRIGYSANSRVGSRFVELTVVGPGGKILK from the coding sequence ATGCGAGTCCTGAAGTGGCTAGCCAGCGTTGGCGCAATTGTTTTTTCGGCCGTTAGTTGGGCGAACGAACCAGGCGTCACCGACACCACCATCACCATCGGCATGTCCGCCCCGTTCTCCGGCCCCAATGGCGCTTACGGCCTCGAGATGCGCCAGACCATCCAGTCTTATTTTGCGCAGGTCAACAAGATGGGCGGCATCAACGGCCGCAAGCTCGATCTGGTGGCGCTGGATGACGGCTACGAAACCGAGAAAACGGTCGCCAACACCAAGGCCCTGGTCAAGGACAAGAACGCTTTTGCCTTGCTCGCCTATTACGGTTCCAGCCCGACCACCGAGGCAATGAACAACGTCTTCGGTCCGGCCGGCGTTCCGCTGATCGGCACCATTTCCGGCGCCTCGACGCTGCGCGAACCGATCAGCGCCAATCCGAATTCGCGCTACATGTTCAATGTCCGCGCCAGCTACGCCGATGAAACCGACGCCATCGTCAATCAGCTGATTTCACTGGGACTGAAAAGCATTGCCGTTTTCTACCAGAACGATGGTTTCGGCAAATCCGGACTGGAAGGCGTCACGACAGCCCTCAAGAAACACAATCTGGCGCCATCCGCCGTCGGCACCGTCGAACGGAACTCGACCGAAGTCGGCAAGGCAATAGAGGCCATCGCCAAGGCCAACCCGCAGGCCGTGATCATGGTCACGCTGTACAAACCGACAGCCGCCTTCGTCAAAGGGATGAAAAAAGCCGGGCAGAACCCGATGTTAATGACCCTGTCACCGGTCGGCACCGAACAACTGGTTCAGGAACTCGGGCCGGAAGCCCGTGGCATCGGCATTTCCCAAGTCGTGCCCTACCCCTGGAATGATGCGACGCTGGTTGTCCGCGATTATCAGAAGCTGTCCGTCAAATCCGGCAATTATTCGTACTACGGCATGGAAGGCTACTTGATGGCCCGCACCCTGGTCGAAGGACTGAAACGCTCCGGCAAGGATCTGAGCCGCGACAAACTGGTCACATCGCTGGAAAGCATGAACGGCGTGGACTTTGGCGGCTACCGCATCGGCTACTCGGCGAACAGCCGTGTCGGTTCGCGCTTTGTTGAATTGACCGTCGTCGGCCCGGGCGGCAAGATATTGAAGTAG